In Desulfofundulus luciae, the following proteins share a genomic window:
- the guaB gene encoding IMP dehydrogenase, whose product MYPEKFAKFGLTFDDVLLIPAKSEVLPGEVDTTTYLTRDIKLNIPLMSAAMDTVTESRMAIAIAREGGIGVIHKNMSIERQALEVDRVKRSEHGVISDPIFLSPESPISEALLLMERYRISGVPVTVNGKLVGILTNRDLRFERDFSKPVGEVMTKDNLVTAPVGTTLEQAKEILRRHKVEKLPIVDEDWLITIKDIEKARQYPLSAKDKKGRLLVAAAVGVSADTEERTDALVRAGVDAIVVDTAHGHSRGVLETVARIKRKYPEVAVIAGNVATAEGTRDLIRAGADAVKVGIGPGSICTTRVVAGAGVPQITAIYECAREAVAHNTPIIADGGIKYSGDITKAIAAGADVVMIGSLFAGTEESPGEIEIYQGRSYKVYRGMGSLGAMKEGSSDRYFQEHQLKLVPEGVEGRVPYRGPLSETVFQLIGGLRAGMGYCGCRNIHELKTKTRFMRITPAGLRESHPHDVVITKEAPNYSLK is encoded by the coding sequence CTGTACCCAGAAAAATTTGCCAAGTTTGGCCTTACCTTTGATGATGTTCTGCTCATTCCGGCAAAATCCGAGGTGTTACCTGGGGAAGTGGACACTACCACTTACCTCACGCGGGATATTAAGCTAAATATTCCCCTGATGAGCGCTGCCATGGACACGGTGACCGAATCCCGCATGGCCATTGCCATTGCCCGGGAAGGCGGGATTGGGGTAATTCACAAAAATATGTCCATTGAACGGCAGGCCCTGGAAGTGGACCGGGTTAAGCGGTCGGAACACGGGGTAATTTCCGATCCCATTTTCCTGTCCCCGGAAAGCCCCATCAGCGAGGCCTTATTGTTAATGGAACGTTATCGCATTTCAGGGGTGCCAGTAACCGTCAATGGTAAACTGGTAGGTATCCTGACCAACCGGGACCTCCGGTTTGAGCGGGATTTCAGTAAACCGGTAGGGGAAGTAATGACCAAGGATAACCTGGTTACGGCTCCGGTGGGGACAACCCTGGAGCAGGCCAAAGAAATTTTACGACGGCACAAGGTGGAAAAATTGCCCATTGTCGATGAGGATTGGCTAATAACCATCAAGGATATCGAAAAAGCGCGCCAGTATCCTTTATCGGCCAAGGACAAAAAGGGGCGGCTCCTGGTGGCGGCGGCGGTGGGCGTCAGCGCCGATACGGAAGAACGTACGGATGCTTTGGTTCGTGCCGGTGTGGACGCCATTGTGGTGGATACCGCCCACGGCCATAGCAGGGGAGTACTGGAAACCGTGGCCAGGATCAAGCGCAAATATCCCGAGGTGGCCGTGATCGCCGGTAATGTGGCTACTGCAGAAGGAACGCGGGATTTGATCCGGGCCGGCGCCGATGCGGTTAAGGTAGGCATCGGACCCGGTTCCATCTGTACCACGCGGGTAGTGGCCGGCGCGGGAGTACCTCAAATTACCGCTATTTATGAATGCGCCCGGGAGGCCGTGGCGCACAATACGCCCATTATTGCCGATGGCGGGATTAAATATTCCGGGGATATTACCAAGGCCATCGCTGCCGGGGCGGATGTGGTGATGATTGGCAGCCTGTTTGCCGGAACGGAAGAAAGCCCGGGGGAAATTGAAATTTATCAGGGACGCAGCTATAAAGTCTACCGGGGAATGGGTTCCCTGGGGGCAATGAAGGAAGGCAGTAGCGACCGCTACTTTCAGGAGCACCAGCTTAAACTGGTTCCGGAAGGAGTGGAGGGGCGCGTTCCCTACCGGGGACCCCTGTCAGAAACTGTTTTTCAGCTTATCGGAGGTTTGCGGGCCGGCATGGGCTATTGTGGTTGCCGGAACATCCACGAACTCAAAACCAAAACCCGGTTCATGCGCATTACACCGGCCGGCTTGCGGGAAAGCCATCCCCACGATGTGGTTATCACCAAGGAAGCTCCCAACTACAGCCTTAAGTAA
- a CDS encoding alpha/beta-type small acid-soluble spore protein: protein MPNRQNKLLVPAADSRLDALKYEIASELGYPLHVGERVATPQNWNRILDQMKYEIAHELGLTPHIKNGYWGDLSSRACGAVGGRIGGKLGGNMVRQMIMFAEQNLLK, encoded by the coding sequence ATGCCAAATCGTCAAAACAAATTATTGGTACCGGCAGCTGACTCCCGCCTGGATGCCCTAAAATACGAGATAGCCAGCGAACTGGGGTATCCGTTGCATGTTGGTGAACGCGTGGCCACTCCCCAGAACTGGAACCGCATTCTAGATCAAATGAAGTACGAAATTGCTCACGAATTGGGGCTCACTCCACACATTAAAAACGGTTACTGGGGAGACTTGAGCTCCCGGGCCTGCGGCGCCGTGGGTGGACGCATAGGCGGCAAACTCGGCGGTAATATGGTCCGGCAGATGATAATGTTCGCCGAACAGAACCTGCTCAAGTAG
- a CDS encoding GNAT family N-acetyltransferase has protein sequence MSTACAEIENVFQVITPYGVAFLEGPVSGDYLNTLAFDEKLNNFRQAEKQKAALKEIADLPEGMVYIVRVGSKVVGYVTFLPPDRHSRWSKHPRVLELGAIEVSPDWREYKLARKLLELAFLNPVMEDYIVITIEFCWHWDLRNTGLDVWQYQKMLTKLFGSVGMQKELTDDPDILEHIANVLMVRYGKRVPQKDIELFKEMLFMRQGVFFLEQCK, from the coding sequence ATGAGCACCGCCTGTGCGGAGATAGAAAATGTGTTCCAGGTAATTACTCCCTACGGGGTAGCCTTTCTAGAAGGGCCTGTAAGCGGCGATTACCTGAATACATTAGCCTTCGATGAAAAATTAAATAATTTTCGCCAGGCGGAAAAACAGAAAGCGGCCCTGAAGGAAATTGCCGATCTACCGGAAGGCATGGTTTACATTGTGCGCGTAGGGTCAAAGGTGGTTGGTTATGTCACTTTCCTGCCGCCGGATCGTCACAGCCGCTGGAGCAAGCACCCGCGCGTGTTGGAGCTGGGAGCTATTGAAGTCAGCCCGGACTGGCGTGAATATAAATTGGCCCGGAAGCTACTGGAGCTGGCCTTTTTAAACCCGGTAATGGAGGATTATATTGTTATCACCATAGAGTTCTGCTGGCACTGGGATCTGCGGAACACGGGTCTTGACGTATGGCAGTATCAGAAAATGCTGACCAAACTTTTTGGCTCGGTAGGAATGCAAAAAGAACTCACCGATGATCCCGATATCCTGGAACACATAGCCAACGTGCTCATGGTGCGCTACGGAAAACGGGTACCCCAGAAAGACATCGAACTATTTAAGGAAATGCTCTTTATGCGGCAAGGGGTGTTCTTCCTGGAGCAGTGTAAATAA
- a CDS encoding phage-shock protein, protein MGGKLYSLTDVLKKTLFFFDSLTVAELTPYVRKRMMRDYTLSQVEEKVVLCLRQHPCFFVDNRNAWHLDLEGNRENDAFYALLLKRQKPMSLKELKGAAWGKNKKNRRLVAEEASLISDGRFIQLDNGYWGLTEWEVEAGQYALKHLVIKALKTHPQGLSLQQIYEVVNAWRQTTVTAIEGVLRKFPYFELLGEGVWTYNPGVQSAYEALTKRYLAALNRQKARWHRDRERWRKKISTLEQQLQEVNAAYREAAVALAQRAEEVAQHEYLVTQMAEKDLLLSLRKKEILRYREHINKLEAKANSILYQCRLWVKRARDGEQEIAQLRQVLAKNQASLETMFTKLQQYKERDRENKSKLAELKEQHAARVAELQTEIVELRQKLERVQEMALQEERQLREEISLLSNDLKEALEKGEEAQRSLRFTQKELQRCQEQYRRLQGSLKNPLVRLAIRFCSWFGGPTGQPI, encoded by the coding sequence ATGGGAGGAAAACTCTATTCCCTGACCGACGTTTTAAAGAAAACACTGTTTTTCTTTGATTCTTTGACCGTAGCGGAATTAACCCCTTACGTGCGCAAGCGGATGATGCGCGATTACACCCTTTCCCAGGTGGAAGAAAAGGTCGTGCTTTGTTTGCGTCAGCATCCCTGTTTTTTTGTGGATAACCGCAACGCCTGGCACCTGGATCTGGAAGGAAACCGGGAAAATGATGCTTTTTATGCCCTGCTGCTCAAACGCCAGAAGCCCATGAGTTTAAAGGAGCTGAAAGGTGCTGCCTGGGGTAAAAATAAGAAAAACAGGCGCCTGGTGGCCGAGGAAGCCAGCCTTATTTCCGATGGGCGCTTTATTCAGCTGGACAACGGTTACTGGGGGTTGACCGAATGGGAAGTGGAAGCCGGCCAGTATGCCCTGAAACATTTGGTGATTAAGGCTTTAAAAACCCATCCCCAGGGTTTAAGCCTGCAGCAGATTTATGAAGTGGTCAATGCCTGGCGCCAAACCACGGTAACGGCCATCGAAGGGGTACTCAGGAAGTTTCCCTATTTCGAGCTGCTGGGGGAAGGGGTGTGGACCTACAACCCCGGTGTACAGTCGGCCTATGAGGCCCTGACGAAACGCTACCTGGCCGCTTTGAACCGTCAGAAGGCTCGCTGGCACCGGGACCGGGAGCGCTGGCGCAAAAAGATAAGCACGCTGGAGCAGCAATTGCAGGAGGTCAATGCTGCCTACCGGGAAGCGGCCGTGGCCCTTGCCCAGCGGGCAGAGGAAGTAGCCCAGCATGAATACCTGGTGACCCAGATGGCGGAAAAGGATTTGCTCCTTTCCCTGCGCAAAAAAGAAATATTGCGCTACCGGGAGCACATCAACAAGCTGGAGGCCAAGGCCAACAGTATCTTGTATCAATGCCGCCTCTGGGTGAAAAGGGCCCGGGATGGCGAACAGGAAATCGCCCAACTACGCCAGGTGCTGGCCAAGAACCAGGCCAGCCTGGAAACCATGTTTACCAAGCTGCAGCAATATAAAGAGCGGGACCGGGAAAACAAGAGCAAGCTAGCTGAGCTGAAAGAGCAGCATGCCGCCAGGGTAGCGGAGCTGCAGACGGAAATTGTGGAGCTCAGACAAAAACTGGAACGGGTTCAAGAAATGGCTTTACAGGAGGAAAGGCAGTTGCGGGAAGAAATCAGCCTTTTAAGCAACGACTTGAAGGAGGCGCTGGAAAAGGGGGAAGAAGCACAACGTTCCCTGCGCTTTACCCAGAAGGAGCTGCAGCGCTGCCAGGAGCAATACCGTCGTCTGCAGGGTAGTTTGAAAAACCCTCTGGTCAGGCTGGCCATACGTTTTTGTTCCTGGTTTGGGGGACCCACAGGGCAGCCGATTTAA
- a CDS encoding helix-turn-helix domain-containing protein — protein MEEYIRSRVPWSTEPSLKTKTEEVGIDFDEFIEGLKDGKSDAEMAAEFGVTEKLIYHLRDRFERYGIGSIMGQD, from the coding sequence ATGGAGGAATACATCCGTTCCCGCGTCCCATGGAGTACCGAGCCAAGCCTTAAAACAAAGACCGAGGAAGTGGGCATAGATTTTGATGAATTCATCGAAGGGTTAAAAGACGGCAAGAGCGATGCGGAAATGGCCGCTGAATTTGGGGTGACCGAAAAGCTTATTTACCATCTGCGTGACCGTTTCGAGCGATATGGTATTGGTTCCATTATGGGACAGGATTAG
- a CDS encoding response regulator transcription factor: MKRILVADDEVKIRELVRMYLEKEGFRVVEAADGAAALDYLAREHFDLVILDLMMPNTDGWTVCREIRKRDNPVPIIMLTARGDEIDRVLGLELGADDYVVKPFSPRELVARVKAVLRRSGGEKNGPEVLVYDGLTIDPSSRKVEVNGQVVNLTPKEYDLLYVMALSPGRVFTREQLLEKVWGYDFFGEMRTVDTHITRLREKLSRVPGAPQCIVTVWGVGYKFEVNK; encoded by the coding sequence ATGAAAAGAATTCTGGTAGCCGACGATGAGGTTAAGATCAGAGAATTGGTGCGTATGTATCTGGAAAAAGAAGGCTTCAGGGTGGTGGAGGCCGCCGATGGAGCCGCTGCTTTGGATTATCTTGCCCGGGAGCATTTTGATCTGGTGATTCTTGATCTTATGATGCCCAATACCGATGGCTGGACGGTATGCCGGGAGATCCGCAAGCGGGATAACCCGGTGCCCATCATTATGCTCACCGCCCGGGGGGATGAGATTGACCGGGTGCTGGGGCTGGAACTGGGGGCCGATGATTATGTGGTTAAACCATTTAGCCCCCGGGAACTGGTGGCCCGGGTGAAAGCGGTCCTGCGCCGTTCTGGCGGGGAGAAAAACGGTCCTGAGGTTCTTGTTTATGACGGGTTGACCATCGACCCCTCTTCCCGGAAGGTAGAAGTCAACGGGCAGGTAGTTAACCTTACTCCCAAGGAGTACGACTTGCTTTATGTGATGGCCCTATCCCCGGGCCGTGTATTCACCCGGGAACAGTTGCTGGAAAAGGTCTGGGGTTATGATTTCTTTGGTGAAATGCGGACGGTAGATACCCATATTACCAGGCTCCGGGAAAAGTTGTCCCGTGTTCCGGGAGCACCCCAATGCATTGTCACCGTATGGGGTGTGGGTTATAAATTTGAGGTGAACAAATGA
- the eam gene encoding glutamate 2,3-aminomutase, which yields MAIFPMPPAGFDPEEKHRISLERARELKERIRDYLQVKDKILTGLDLAEPLEAAREKILAIFNAGKEQWADWHWQMAHRITNVDLLSQIVNLTPEERQSIAEVGKRFRWAISPYYASLLAVDRPGGPIWLQSVPQEAELNDSGGSEDPMAEAFTNPAPAVTRRYPDRLIINVTNQCAMYCRHCQRRRNIGEIDRHQPREVLRAALDYIRANPEIRDVLITGGDALLLSDRCLDWLLSELDAIPHVEIKRIGTRAIVTMPQRITPALCAILEKHPPIYINTQFNHPLEITPEVKEACDRLVKAGVVLGNQAVLLKGVNNNPHVMKKLNQTLLRIRVRPYYIFHAKEVKGTRHFITSVDEGIEIMEKLRGYTSGLAVPTYIINAPGGLGKTPVLPKYMVFRDDKQVVLRTWEKRLISYPNRH from the coding sequence ATGGCAATTTTTCCAATGCCTCCGGCTGGATTTGATCCCGAAGAAAAACATCGCATCTCCCTGGAACGGGCCCGGGAGCTGAAAGAACGTATTCGCGATTACCTGCAGGTTAAGGATAAAATATTAACTGGCCTTGATCTGGCAGAACCGCTGGAAGCAGCCCGGGAAAAAATCCTGGCTATTTTCAATGCTGGGAAAGAGCAGTGGGCAGACTGGCACTGGCAAATGGCCCACCGCATTACCAATGTGGACCTGTTGAGCCAGATCGTAAACTTAACACCTGAGGAGCGGCAGAGTATTGCTGAAGTGGGAAAACGTTTCCGGTGGGCCATTTCTCCTTACTACGCCAGCCTGCTGGCCGTCGACCGTCCTGGTGGTCCCATCTGGCTGCAGTCAGTGCCCCAGGAGGCCGAGTTGAACGATAGTGGTGGTAGTGAAGATCCCATGGCCGAGGCTTTTACCAACCCGGCACCGGCCGTTACCCGCCGCTACCCCGACCGCTTGATAATCAATGTAACCAATCAGTGTGCCATGTATTGCCGCCACTGCCAGCGGCGCCGCAATATCGGGGAAATAGACCGCCACCAACCCAGGGAAGTTCTCAGGGCAGCCCTGGATTATATCCGGGCCAATCCGGAAATCCGGGATGTGCTGATTACAGGTGGCGATGCCCTGCTTTTAAGTGATCGTTGCCTGGATTGGTTATTAAGCGAACTGGACGCCATCCCCCACGTGGAAATAAAGCGTATCGGGACCAGGGCCATCGTGACCATGCCCCAGCGCATTACGCCCGCGCTGTGTGCCATCCTGGAAAAGCACCCGCCCATATACATCAACACCCAGTTCAATCACCCCCTGGAGATCACGCCGGAAGTAAAGGAGGCCTGTGATCGCCTGGTTAAGGCGGGTGTGGTTCTGGGCAACCAGGCCGTATTGCTGAAAGGGGTCAACAATAATCCCCATGTGATGAAAAAACTAAACCAAACCCTTTTGCGCATCCGCGTCCGTCCCTATTACATCTTCCACGCCAAAGAGGTCAAAGGAACCAGGCACTTTATTACTTCCGTGGATGAGGGAATTGAGATTATGGAAAAACTGAGGGGTTACACCTCCGGGCTGGCCGTACCAACCTATATCATCAACGCCCCGGGTGGCCTGGGGAAAACCCCCGTGTTGCCCAAGTATATGGTGTTCCGGGACGACAAGCAGGTGGTCTTGCGCACCTGGGAAAAAAGGCTCATTTCTTACCCCAACCGCCACTAG